Proteins co-encoded in one Flavobacteriaceae bacterium MAR_2009_75 genomic window:
- a CDS encoding arylsulfatase A-like enzyme has protein sequence MNLKFLGLPLLFSLLWSWSEKPTQIEEKKRPNIVFIMSDDHAYQAISAYDDKLIQTPNIDRLAHEGMLFTNATVTNSICAPSRAVILTGKHSHLNGKIDNRMPFDTTNVTFPQLLQKAGYQTAMFGKLHFGNNPKGFDEFKILPGQGDYYNPKFITQNGDTTITGYVTDIITDLTLDWMEKRRDTAKPFLLMYLHKAPHRSWMPAERHYPEFTTKSFPLPETLFDNYETRGTASPTAEMGILKHMQVSYDLKVPDSIAETLDIKNWNQIGNRIGRLNPDQKTKWDAVYNPIAEDFAEKFPTMNDSLLTVWKYQRYMQDYLGTIAAVDENVGRLLNYLDKKNLSENTLVVYTSDQGFYLGEHGWFDKRFMYNESFKTPLLIKWPNVITPNTTESEMVQNLDFAQTFLEAAGVTSPEDMQGESLLPLLKGEKETWDRDAVYYHYYEYPGEHAVKRHYGIATQEFKLIHFYYDVDEWELYDRLNDPNETNNVYGQPEYAEAVKKMKKKLQGVRTKYKDSDELSNGYIELYKTNEWIE, from the coding sequence ATGAACCTAAAATTCTTAGGGCTGCCCCTTCTCTTTTCTCTTCTTTGGTCGTGGTCCGAAAAACCAACACAAATAGAAGAAAAAAAGCGACCGAACATTGTTTTTATCATGTCAGACGACCATGCCTATCAAGCTATTAGCGCTTACGATGACAAGCTGATTCAGACCCCGAATATCGATAGACTGGCCCATGAAGGTATGCTGTTTACGAATGCCACCGTGACCAACTCTATATGCGCCCCATCTCGGGCTGTAATTCTTACGGGAAAGCACTCGCACCTCAACGGAAAGATTGACAATAGAATGCCTTTCGATACGACCAATGTCACTTTTCCGCAGCTTTTACAGAAGGCTGGCTATCAGACCGCCATGTTCGGAAAATTACATTTCGGAAATAACCCAAAAGGCTTTGACGAGTTTAAAATTTTACCGGGTCAAGGAGATTATTACAACCCTAAATTTATAACACAAAATGGTGATACGACCATCACCGGCTACGTGACTGATATCATCACCGATTTAACATTGGATTGGATGGAAAAAAGACGTGACACCGCCAAGCCCTTTTTATTGATGTACCTACATAAGGCCCCACACCGCTCTTGGATGCCAGCAGAACGCCACTATCCTGAGTTTACGACAAAATCTTTTCCCCTTCCGGAAACACTTTTCGATAATTACGAAACACGGGGCACAGCTTCACCTACTGCTGAAATGGGTATCCTGAAACACATGCAGGTTTCATACGACTTGAAAGTGCCGGATAGCATTGCCGAAACCTTGGACATTAAAAACTGGAACCAGATAGGCAACCGTATCGGTAGACTTAATCCGGACCAAAAAACAAAATGGGATGCCGTTTATAATCCTATTGCCGAAGATTTTGCTGAGAAATTTCCAACCATGAACGACAGCCTACTTACCGTTTGGAAATATCAGCGCTATATGCAAGACTACCTAGGTACCATTGCCGCCGTAGATGAAAATGTGGGTCGCCTACTGAATTACTTAGATAAAAAGAACCTATCTGAAAACACCTTGGTCGTTTACACCTCTGATCAAGGGTTTTATTTAGGGGAACACGGTTGGTTCGACAAGCGTTTTATGTACAATGAGTCGTTCAAAACTCCCTTACTGATTAAATGGCCTAATGTTATCACTCCCAACACTACTGAAAGTGAAATGGTGCAAAACCTCGACTTTGCACAAACTTTTTTGGAAGCCGCAGGTGTAACTTCGCCAGAGGATATGCAGGGTGAAAGTTTATTACCTCTTTTAAAGGGAGAAAAAGAAACTTGGGACCGGGATGCCGTTTACTATCATTACTATGAATATCCAGGTGAGCACGCGGTAAAAAGACATTACGGAATTGCAACCCAAGAATTCAAGTTGATCCATTTTTATTATGATGTCGATGAATGGGAGTTATACGATCGCCTGAACGACCCGAACGAAACCAATAACGTTTATGG